A stretch of the Serratia marcescens genome encodes the following:
- the fabY gene encoding fatty acid biosynthesis protein FabY: protein MYHLRVPVTEQELKEYYQFRWEMLRKPLHQPVGSEKDAYDAMAHHQMVVDEAGKIVAIGRLYINADNEAAIRFLAVDPTLQDKGLGTLVAMTLESVARQEGVKRVVCSAREDAVDFFAKLGFVNQGEITAPQTTPIRHFLMIKPVATLDDILHRPDWCGQLQQAWYEHIPLSEKMGVRISQYTGQRFVTTMPEIGNQNPHHTLFAGSLFSLATLTAWGLIWLLLRERHLGGTIILADAHIRYSKPITGRPRAVADLGSLSGDLARLARGRRARVQAEVHLFGDEDKGAVFEGTYMVLPAEPDVPLDQGGSEALEE from the coding sequence ATGTATCACCTACGAGTACCCGTAACAGAGCAAGAACTGAAGGAGTATTACCAGTTTCGCTGGGAAATGCTGCGCAAGCCGCTGCACCAGCCGGTGGGTTCGGAAAAGGATGCCTATGACGCCATGGCCCATCACCAAATGGTGGTGGACGAGGCCGGTAAAATCGTCGCCATCGGGCGGCTGTACATTAATGCCGACAACGAGGCGGCGATCCGTTTTCTGGCGGTAGACCCGACGCTGCAGGATAAAGGGCTGGGGACGCTGGTGGCGATGACGTTGGAGTCCGTTGCGCGGCAGGAAGGTGTAAAGCGGGTGGTGTGTAGCGCCCGTGAGGACGCGGTGGATTTCTTCGCCAAGCTGGGGTTCGTCAATCAGGGGGAGATCACTGCGCCGCAGACCACCCCGATCCGCCACTTTTTGATGATCAAACCGGTAGCGACGCTGGACGATATCCTGCATCGCCCCGACTGGTGCGGCCAATTGCAGCAGGCCTGGTATGAACATATCCCGCTGAGCGAAAAGATGGGCGTGCGCATCAGCCAATACACCGGCCAGCGCTTTGTCACCACCATGCCGGAAATCGGCAACCAGAATCCGCACCACACGCTGTTCGCCGGCAGCCTGTTCTCGCTGGCGACGCTGACCGCCTGGGGGCTGATTTGGCTGCTGCTGCGCGAGCGCCATCTCGGCGGCACCATCATTCTGGCGGACGCGCACATTCGCTACAGCAAACCGATCACCGGCAGGCCGCGAGCGGTGGCGGATCTCGGCTCGCTGAGCGGCGATTTGGCGCGTCTGGCACGTGGCCGCCGCGCGCGCGTGCAGGCCGAAGTGCATCTGTTCGGCGACGAGGATAAGGGAGCGGTGTTCGAAGGCACCTACATGGTGTTGCCGGCCGAACCGGATGTGCCGCTGGATCAGGGCGGCTCTGAAGCGCTGGAAGAGTAA
- the dtd gene encoding D-aminoacyl-tRNA deacylase, whose translation MIALIQRVLNASVTVGGETVGKIGPGLLVLLGVEQGDNEQKAQRLCERVLGYRIFGDENDKMNLNVQQAGGSVLVVSQFTLAADTQKGMRPSFSRGAAPQEADRLYQYFVGQCRERGVETQTGEFAADMQVALVNDGPVTFWLQV comes from the coding sequence ATGATTGCGTTGATTCAACGGGTGTTAAACGCCAGCGTCACGGTGGGTGGCGAGACGGTAGGCAAGATTGGCCCCGGTTTGTTAGTGTTATTGGGCGTAGAGCAGGGCGATAACGAGCAAAAAGCGCAGCGCCTGTGTGAACGCGTGTTGGGATACCGCATTTTCGGCGACGAGAACGACAAGATGAATCTCAACGTCCAGCAGGCCGGGGGCAGCGTGCTGGTCGTTTCGCAGTTCACCCTGGCGGCGGACACCCAAAAGGGCATGCGGCCCAGCTTCTCGCGCGGCGCTGCGCCGCAGGAAGCCGATCGGTTGTATCAATATTTTGTTGGCCAGTGCCGCGAACGCGGCGTAGAGACCCAGACCGGCGAATTCGCCGCCGACATGCAGGTGGCGCTGGTCAACGATGGTCCGGTGACATTCTGGCTACAGGTCTAA
- a CDS encoding virulence factor BrkB family protein: MSFFRRKKLPSAIKPGVTFGRLLYQRIDHDGLTMLAGHLAYVSLLSLVPLVTVVFALFAAFPMFSDISEQLKSFIFSNFVPAAGNVIQNYLEQFVANSNKMTAVGTCGLIVTALLLISSVDSVLNTIWRSKNKRPIVFSFAVYWMVLTLGPLLVGASMAISSYLLSLNWLAQTGVNGLVDQVLRIFPLILSCISFWLLYCIVPTVRVPPKDALIGAVVAGLLFELGKKGFALYVTMFPSYQLIYGVLAVIPILFLWVYWSWCIVLLGAEITVTIGEYRDYRRQKAEQQEQKPEGQQE; encoded by the coding sequence ATGTCGTTTTTCCGCCGCAAGAAGCTGCCCTCTGCGATTAAGCCCGGCGTCACCTTCGGACGGTTGCTGTACCAGCGTATCGATCACGATGGCCTGACGATGTTGGCGGGCCATCTCGCCTATGTTTCCCTGCTGTCGCTGGTCCCGCTGGTCACCGTGGTGTTCGCGCTGTTCGCCGCTTTCCCGATGTTTTCCGACATCAGCGAACAGCTGAAGAGCTTCATCTTTTCCAATTTCGTGCCGGCCGCCGGCAACGTCATACAGAACTACCTGGAACAGTTCGTCGCCAACTCCAACAAGATGACCGCCGTCGGCACCTGCGGGCTGATCGTCACCGCGTTGCTGTTGATCTCCTCGGTGGACAGCGTGCTGAACACCATTTGGCGCAGCAAGAACAAGCGGCCGATCGTCTTTTCCTTCGCCGTGTACTGGATGGTGCTGACGCTGGGGCCACTGCTGGTGGGCGCCAGCATGGCCATCAGCTCCTACCTGCTGTCGCTCAACTGGTTGGCGCAGACCGGCGTCAACGGTTTGGTGGATCAGGTGCTGCGTATCTTCCCGCTGATTTTGTCGTGCATCTCCTTCTGGCTGCTGTATTGCATCGTGCCGACGGTGCGGGTGCCGCCGAAGGATGCGCTGATTGGCGCGGTGGTGGCCGGATTGCTTTTCGAGCTGGGCAAGAAGGGATTTGCGCTGTACGTCACCATGTTCCCCTCCTATCAGCTGATTTACGGCGTGTTGGCGGTGATCCCGATTTTATTCCTGTGGGTCTACTGGAGCTGGTGTATCGTGTTACTCGGCGCGGAAATCACCGTGACCATCGGCGAATACCGCGACTACCGCCGGCAGAAGGCGGAGCAACAGGAACAAAAACCAGAAGGGCAGCAGGAATGA
- the yihX gene encoding glucose-1-phosphatase — MLYIFDLGNVIVDIDFKRVLGVWSNLSGTPLAVLSDRFAMGEVFQQHERGEISDEDFAGKLCDEMGIALSFEQFATGWQAVFVALRPEVIDIMQRLRNEGHRVVVLSNTNRLHCNYWPQHYPEVAAAADHLYLSQDLGMRKPEANIYQHVLAAENTAAADAVFFDDHPANVLAAQALGIKTVHVTDRDVVPAYFAQ, encoded by the coding sequence ATGCTGTATATCTTTGATTTAGGTAATGTGATCGTCGATATCGATTTCAAGCGTGTGCTGGGCGTGTGGAGCAATTTGAGCGGCACGCCGTTGGCGGTGCTGTCCGATCGTTTCGCCATGGGTGAGGTGTTCCAGCAACATGAACGCGGTGAAATCAGCGACGAAGACTTCGCCGGCAAGCTGTGCGATGAAATGGGCATCGCGCTCAGCTTCGAGCAATTCGCCACCGGCTGGCAGGCGGTATTCGTCGCGCTTCGCCCGGAGGTGATCGACATCATGCAGCGCCTGCGCAACGAGGGTCACCGGGTGGTGGTACTGTCGAACACCAACCGTCTGCACTGCAACTACTGGCCGCAGCACTATCCTGAAGTGGCCGCCGCCGCCGATCATCTCTATCTGTCGCAGGATCTCGGCATGCGCAAGCCGGAAGCCAACATTTATCAGCATGTGCTGGCTGCGGAAAACACCGCCGCCGCCGACGCGGTGTTCTTCGACGATCACCCGGCGAATGTCCTCGCCGCGCAGGCGTTGGGGATCAAGACGGTGCATGTCACCGATCGCGACGTGGTGCCGGCCTATTTTGCTCAATGA
- the typA gene encoding ribosome-dependent GTPase TypA — MIENLRNIAIIAHVDHGKTTLVDKLLQQSGTFGERAEATERVMDSNDLEKERGITILAKNTAINWNGYRINIVDTPGHADFGGEVERVMSMVDSVLLVVDAMDGPMPQTRFVTKKAFANGLKPIVVINKVDRPGARPDWVVDQVFDLFVNLDATDEQLDFPIIYASALNGIAGVDHTDMAEDMTPLYQAIVDHVSAPQVELEAPFQMQISQLDYNNYLGVIGIGRIKRGKVKPNQQVTIIDSEGKTRNGKVGKVLGHLGLERIDSTLAEAGDIIAITGLGELNISDTICDTNAVEALPALSVDEPTVTMFFNVNTSPFCGKEGKYVTSRQILDRLNKELVHNVALRVEETDDADAFRVSGRGELHLSVLIENMRREGFELAVSRPKVIFREIDGRKQEPFENVTLDIEEQHQGSVMQAMGERKADLKNMDPDGKGRVRLDYVIPSRGLIGFRNEFMTMTSGTGLLYSTFSHYDDVRPGEVGQRQNGVLISNGQGKAVAFALFGLQDRGKLFLGHGAEVYEGQIIGIHSRSNDLTVNCLTGKKLTNMRASGTDEATTLVPAIKMTLEQALEFIDDDELVEVTPTSIRIRKRHLTENDRKRASRGPKDA, encoded by the coding sequence GTGATCGAAAATTTGCGTAACATCGCCATTATTGCCCACGTTGACCATGGTAAAACCACCCTGGTTGACAAGCTGCTGCAACAATCCGGTACTTTCGGAGAGCGTGCGGAAGCGACCGAACGCGTAATGGACTCCAACGATTTGGAGAAAGAGCGTGGGATTACCATCCTCGCAAAAAACACCGCCATTAATTGGAACGGTTACCGTATCAACATCGTGGATACCCCAGGACACGCCGACTTCGGCGGCGAGGTAGAGCGCGTGATGTCGATGGTTGACTCGGTGCTGCTGGTTGTGGATGCAATGGATGGCCCTATGCCGCAAACCCGCTTCGTGACCAAGAAGGCCTTCGCCAACGGTCTGAAGCCGATCGTGGTCATCAACAAGGTTGACCGTCCTGGCGCGCGCCCTGACTGGGTTGTGGATCAGGTGTTCGACCTGTTCGTGAACCTCGACGCGACCGACGAGCAGCTCGACTTCCCGATCATCTACGCTTCTGCGCTGAACGGCATCGCCGGCGTCGACCACACCGACATGGCGGAAGACATGACCCCGCTGTATCAGGCGATCGTCGACCACGTGTCTGCGCCGCAGGTTGAGCTGGAAGCGCCATTCCAGATGCAGATCTCCCAGTTGGACTACAACAACTACCTGGGCGTTATCGGCATCGGCCGCATCAAGCGCGGTAAAGTGAAGCCGAACCAGCAGGTCACCATCATCGACAGCGAAGGTAAAACTCGCAACGGTAAAGTGGGCAAAGTGCTGGGTCACCTGGGTCTGGAGCGTATCGACAGCACCCTGGCGGAAGCGGGCGACATCATCGCCATCACCGGCCTGGGCGAACTGAACATCTCCGACACCATCTGCGACACCAACGCCGTAGAAGCGCTGCCGGCGCTGTCCGTCGACGAACCGACCGTAACCATGTTCTTCAACGTCAACACCTCGCCGTTCTGCGGTAAAGAAGGCAAGTACGTGACGTCGCGTCAGATCCTTGATCGTCTGAACAAAGAGCTGGTGCACAACGTAGCGCTGCGCGTTGAAGAAACCGACGATGCGGACGCCTTCCGCGTCTCCGGTCGTGGCGAACTGCACCTGTCGGTGCTGATCGAAAACATGCGTCGCGAAGGTTTCGAGCTGGCGGTATCCCGTCCGAAAGTTATCTTCCGTGAAATCGATGGCCGCAAGCAGGAGCCATTCGAGAACGTGACGCTGGATATCGAAGAGCAGCATCAGGGTTCCGTGATGCAGGCGATGGGTGAGCGTAAAGCCGACCTGAAAAACATGGATCCGGACGGTAAGGGCCGCGTGCGTCTCGACTACGTGATCCCAAGCCGCGGTCTGATCGGCTTCCGTAACGAATTCATGACCATGACTTCGGGTACCGGCCTGCTGTACTCCACCTTCAGCCACTACGACGACGTGCGTCCGGGCGAAGTGGGTCAGCGCCAGAACGGCGTGCTGATCTCCAACGGCCAGGGCAAAGCGGTAGCGTTCGCGCTGTTCGGCCTGCAGGATCGCGGCAAGCTGTTCCTAGGCCACGGCGCAGAAGTGTATGAAGGCCAGATCATCGGTATTCACTCACGTTCTAACGACCTGACCGTAAACTGCCTGACCGGTAAGAAGCTGACCAACATGCGTGCTTCCGGTACTGACGAAGCGACTACCCTGGTTCCGGCCATCAAAATGACCCTGGAGCAAGCTCTGGAGTTCATCGATGACGACGAACTGGTAGAAGTGACGCCAACCTCGATCCGTATCCGTAAGCGTCACCTGACGGAAAACGATCGTAAGCGTGCCAGCCGCGGTCCTAAAGACGCTTAA
- the glnA gene encoding glutamate--ammonia ligase — protein sequence MSAEHVLTMLNEHEVKFVDLRFTDTKGKEQHVTIPAHQVNADFFEEGKMFDGSSIGGWKGINESDMVLMPDASTAVLDPFFEEPTLIIRCDILEPGTMQGYDRDPRSISKRAEDFLRSSGIADTVLFGPEPEFFLFDDIRFGSSIRGSHVAIDDIEGAWNSGTKYDGGNKGHRPAVKGGYFPVPPVDSSQDLRSTMCLTMEEMGLVVEAHHHEVATAGQNEVATRFNTMTKKADEIQIYKYVVHNVAHAFGKTATFMPKPMFGDNGSGMHCHMSLSKNGTNLFAGDKYGGLSETALFYIGGIIKHAKAINALANPTTNSYKRLVPGYEAPVMLAYSARNRSASIRIPVVSSPKARRIEARFPDPAANPYLCFAALLMAGLDGIINKIHPGDAMDKNLYDLPPEEEAEIPKVAGSLDEAMAALNEDREFLTRGGVFTDDAIDAYIELRKEEMDRVRMTPHPVEFELYYSV from the coding sequence ATGTCCGCTGAACACGTTTTGACGATGCTGAATGAGCATGAAGTGAAATTCGTAGACCTGCGTTTCACTGACACCAAGGGTAAGGAACAGCACGTGACGATCCCGGCTCACCAGGTAAACGCCGACTTCTTCGAAGAAGGTAAAATGTTTGACGGCTCCTCTATCGGTGGTTGGAAGGGCATCAACGAATCTGACATGGTGCTGATGCCGGACGCCAGCACGGCGGTTCTGGATCCGTTCTTCGAAGAACCAACGCTGATCATTCGCTGCGACATTCTCGAGCCGGGCACCATGCAAGGCTACGATCGCGACCCGCGCTCCATCTCCAAACGCGCCGAAGACTTTCTGCGCTCCTCCGGCATCGCGGATACCGTGCTGTTCGGGCCAGAGCCTGAGTTCTTCCTGTTCGATGACATCCGCTTCGGCAGCAGCATCCGCGGGTCCCACGTGGCCATCGACGACATCGAAGGCGCCTGGAACTCCGGTACAAAATACGACGGCGGCAACAAAGGCCACCGTCCGGCGGTGAAAGGCGGTTACTTCCCGGTTCCACCGGTCGACTCTTCGCAGGATCTGCGTTCCACCATGTGTCTGACCATGGAAGAGATGGGCCTGGTGGTTGAAGCGCACCACCACGAAGTGGCAACCGCCGGTCAGAACGAAGTGGCAACCCGCTTCAACACCATGACCAAGAAAGCCGACGAAATTCAGATCTACAAATACGTGGTGCACAACGTGGCGCACGCCTTCGGCAAAACCGCGACCTTCATGCCGAAGCCCATGTTCGGCGACAACGGTTCCGGCATGCACTGCCACATGTCGCTGTCCAAGAACGGCACCAACCTGTTCGCCGGCGACAAATACGGCGGCCTGTCTGAAACCGCGCTGTTCTACATCGGCGGCATCATCAAGCACGCCAAGGCGATCAATGCGCTGGCCAACCCGACCACCAACTCGTACAAGCGTCTGGTGCCAGGCTACGAAGCGCCGGTGATGCTGGCTTACTCCGCCCGTAACCGCTCTGCGTCCATCCGCATCCCGGTGGTCTCCAGCCCGAAAGCGCGCCGCATCGAAGCCCGCTTCCCGGATCCGGCGGCTAACCCATACCTGTGCTTCGCCGCGCTGCTGATGGCCGGCCTGGACGGCATCATCAACAAGATCCACCCTGGCGACGCCATGGACAAAAACCTGTACGACCTGCCGCCGGAAGAAGAAGCCGAGATCCCAAAAGTGGCCGGCTCGCTGGACGAGGCAATGGCCGCACTGAACGAAGACCGCGAGTTCCTGACCCGTGGCGGCGTGTTCACCGACGATGCGATCGATGCCTACATCGAACTGCGCAAAGAAGAGATGGACCGCGTTCGCATGACGCCACACCCGGTTGAGTTCGAACTGTACTACAGCGTCTAA
- the glnL gene encoding nitrogen regulation protein NR(II) → MATGKLPDAGQILNSLINSILLLDDSLAVHYANPAAQQLLAQSSRKLFGTPLPDLLGYFSLNVSLMRESLRAGQGFTDNEVTLVVDGRAHILSLTAQALPEGYILVELAPMDNQRRLSQEQLQHAQQVAARDLVRGLAHEIKNPLGGLRGAAQLLAKALPDPALTEYTKVIIEQADRLRNLVDRLLGPQRPGQHITQSIHQVAERVCQLVSLEMPDNVTLVRDYDPSLPEMAHDPDQIEQVLLNITRNALQALGEAGGTITLRTRTAFQITLHGTRYRLAARIDVEDDGPGVPAQLQDTLFYPMVSGREGGTGLGLSIARNLIDQHCGKIEFNSWPGHTEFSVYLPIRQ, encoded by the coding sequence ATGGCAACTGGCAAGCTGCCCGATGCTGGGCAGATCCTCAATTCACTCATCAACAGCATCCTGCTGTTGGATGACTCACTGGCGGTTCACTACGCCAACCCGGCGGCACAGCAGCTGCTGGCGCAAAGCTCCCGCAAGCTGTTCGGCACGCCGCTGCCCGATTTGCTCGGTTATTTTTCGCTGAACGTCTCTTTGATGCGCGAAAGCCTGCGCGCCGGTCAGGGCTTCACCGACAACGAAGTGACCCTGGTGGTCGACGGACGCGCGCACATCCTTTCTCTGACCGCTCAGGCGCTGCCGGAAGGCTATATCCTGGTCGAGCTGGCGCCGATGGACAATCAGCGCCGCCTGAGCCAGGAACAGCTGCAGCATGCTCAACAGGTGGCGGCCCGCGATCTGGTACGCGGTTTGGCGCACGAGATTAAAAATCCGCTGGGCGGCCTGCGCGGCGCGGCGCAGCTGTTGGCCAAGGCGCTGCCCGATCCGGCGCTGACCGAATACACCAAGGTGATCATCGAGCAGGCCGATCGGCTGCGCAATCTGGTGGATCGCCTGCTCGGCCCGCAGCGGCCCGGTCAGCACATTACCCAGAGCATTCATCAGGTCGCGGAGCGCGTCTGCCAGCTGGTGTCGCTGGAAATGCCGGATAACGTCACGCTGGTGCGCGACTACGATCCGAGCCTGCCGGAAATGGCCCACGACCCGGATCAGATTGAACAGGTGCTGCTGAACATCACCCGCAATGCGCTGCAGGCGCTGGGCGAGGCGGGCGGCACCATCACGCTGCGCACCCGCACCGCGTTTCAGATTACGTTGCACGGCACCCGCTACCGCCTGGCGGCGCGCATCGACGTCGAAGACGACGGCCCCGGCGTGCCGGCGCAGCTGCAGGACACGCTGTTCTACCCGATGGTCAGCGGCCGTGAGGGCGGTACCGGCCTGGGATTATCCATCGCCCGCAATCTTATCGATCAGCATTGCGGAAAAATTGAATTCAACAGTTGGCCAGGTCATACCGAATTCTCGGTCTACCTGCCCATTCGTCAGTGA
- the glnG gene encoding nitrogen regulation protein NR(I) yields MQRGIVWIVDDDSSIRWVLERALTGAGLSCATFEGGNDVLEALATQTPDVLLSDIRMPGIDGLALLKQIKQRHPMLPVIIMTAHSDLDAAVSAYQQGAFDYLPKPFDIDEAVALVERAISHYQEQQQPVRSQPASDPAADIIGEAPAMQDVFRIIGRLSRSSISVLINGESGTGKELVAHALHRHSPRAKSPFIALNMAAIPKDLIESELFGHEKGAFTGANQIRQGRFEQADGGTLFLDEIGDMPLDVQTRLLRVLADGQFYRVGGYAPVKVDVRIIAATHQNLELRVQEGKFREDLFHRLNVIRVHLPPLRERREDIPRLARHFLQIAAKELGVEAKNLHPETETALTRLPWPGNVRQLENTCRWLTVMAAGQEVLIQDLPGELFETAAPESPSHSLPDSWATLLAQWADRALRSGHQNLLSEAQPEMERTLLTTALRHTQGHKQEAARLLGWGRNTLTRKLKELGME; encoded by the coding sequence ATGCAACGAGGGATAGTCTGGATCGTCGATGACGATAGCTCCATCCGCTGGGTGCTTGAGCGCGCGCTCACCGGCGCGGGCCTGAGCTGCGCCACCTTCGAAGGCGGCAATGACGTGCTGGAAGCCTTGGCCACGCAAACCCCCGACGTGCTGCTGTCCGATATCCGCATGCCGGGTATAGACGGCCTGGCGCTGCTCAAGCAGATCAAACAGCGCCACCCAATGCTGCCGGTGATCATCATGACCGCGCATTCGGATTTGGACGCCGCCGTCAGCGCCTATCAGCAAGGGGCCTTCGACTACCTGCCAAAGCCGTTCGACATCGACGAAGCGGTGGCGCTGGTCGAGCGCGCCATCAGCCATTATCAGGAACAGCAGCAGCCGGTGCGCAGCCAGCCGGCCAGCGATCCGGCGGCGGACATCATAGGCGAAGCGCCGGCGATGCAGGACGTGTTTCGCATCATCGGTCGGCTCTCGCGTTCGTCGATCAGCGTGTTGATCAACGGCGAATCCGGCACCGGCAAGGAGCTGGTGGCGCATGCGCTGCACCGCCACAGCCCGCGCGCCAAGTCGCCGTTCATCGCCCTGAACATGGCCGCCATCCCCAAAGATCTGATCGAGTCCGAGCTGTTCGGCCACGAGAAAGGCGCCTTCACCGGCGCGAATCAAATTCGTCAGGGCCGCTTTGAACAGGCCGACGGCGGCACGCTGTTCCTCGACGAGATCGGCGATATGCCGCTCGACGTGCAAACGCGCCTGCTGCGGGTGCTGGCGGATGGCCAGTTCTACCGGGTCGGCGGCTATGCGCCGGTGAAGGTCGACGTGCGCATCATCGCCGCCACGCACCAGAACCTGGAGCTGCGGGTGCAGGAAGGCAAGTTCCGCGAGGATCTGTTCCACCGCTTGAACGTGATCCGCGTACACCTGCCGCCGCTGCGCGAGCGCCGTGAAGACATCCCGCGGCTGGCGCGCCACTTCCTGCAGATCGCCGCCAAAGAGTTAGGCGTTGAGGCCAAAAACCTGCACCCGGAAACCGAAACCGCGCTGACCCGCCTGCCCTGGCCGGGCAACGTGCGCCAGTTGGAGAACACCTGCCGCTGGCTGACGGTGATGGCCGCCGGGCAGGAAGTGCTGATTCAGGATCTGCCGGGTGAACTGTTCGAAACCGCCGCGCCGGAAAGCCCCAGCCACAGTTTGCCGGACAGCTGGGCCACGCTGCTGGCGCAGTGGGCCGATCGCGCGCTGCGTTCCGGTCATCAAAACCTGCTGTCGGAAGCACAGCCGGAAATGGAGCGCACGCTGCTCACCACCGCGCTGCGCCACACCCAAGGGCACAAACAGGAAGCCGCGCGCCTGCTGGGCTGGGGGCGAAATACCCTGACCCGCAAGCTTAAAGAGCTGGGCATGGAATAG
- a CDS encoding YshB family small membrane protein, with amino-acid sequence MLDSFIVFISQGAELGSAASHTPQAAVAAVLCAALINFFS; translated from the coding sequence ATGCTGGACTCATTCATCGTATTCATTTCTCAGGGCGCGGAGCTGGGCTCCGCCGCCAGCCACACCCCGCAGGCGGCGGTTGCCGCGGTGTTGTGCGCCGCGCTGATTAACTTCTTCAGTTAA